A single window of Ornithorhynchus anatinus isolate Pmale09 chromosome 3, mOrnAna1.pri.v4, whole genome shotgun sequence DNA harbors:
- the PITPNM1 gene encoding membrane-associated phosphatidylinositol transfer protein 1 isoform X2: protein MLIKEYHVLLPMSLEEYQVAQLYMIQKKSREESSGEGSGVEILANRPYADGPGGSGQYTHKVYHVGSHIPGWFRALLPKAALQVEEESWNAYPYTRTRYTCPFVEKFSIEIETYYRPDGGGQPNVFNLTGAERRQRIVDTIDIVRDAAAPGEYKPEEDPRLYHSAKTGRGPLSDDWAQAAARTGPLMCAYKLCKVEFRYWGMQAKIEQFIHDVGLRRVMLRAHRQAWCWQDEWTDLSMADIRALEEETARMLAQRMAKGGGGCGAGAAGGGGGDGGGAEPAGEPGAQGPARPGQAGGPDGAEGPGAPDTSPDDSFAKQWSSSSRSSYSSQHGGGVSPQSLSEWRMQHIARDSENSDDGDEFFDAHEGFSDSDEVFSKEMTKWNSNDFIDAFASPEAEGPPDLGAAAIKAEGDGEGAGTAGDPEAVGPGARTSCAVHALFLILHSGNILDAGPGDLGSKRADVQTLAAAFDAVTRLHFPEALGHVALRLVPCPPVCAAAYALVSDLSPYSHDGDGLSRSQDHIPLAALPLLATSSTRYQGSVATVIARTNQAHAAFVHSPEGAGFCGQVVLIGDGVGGILGFDALCHSASAGSPSSSRRGSVNTELLSPESGTGRDPLMDGPEGPGGASPDPGAPSAQRPPGDGAAPEPGSPPAPRQGVPGSLQAGALGADSEPRRGSTASCPPPEVPDGPTRLDFKVSGFFLFGSPLGLVLALRKTVMPALEVAQMRPACEQIYNLFHAADPCASRLEPLLAPQFQAIAPLAVPRYQKFPLGDGTSPLLADALQTHSGLFLEEMDSLVPSTPTSAGGGFWRGGDLGPEPPAPTGNPGTAGEVVKILERWWGTKRIDYSLYCPEALTAFPTVSLPHLFHASYWESADVVAFILRQVIEKERPQLTEAEEPSVYSPAFPREKWQRKRTQVKIRNVTSNHRASDVIVCEGRAQVLSGRFMYGPLDVVTLTGEKVDVYVMTQPLSGKWIHFGTEVTSGSGRLSFPVPPERALGIGVYPVRMVVRGDHTHAECCLTVVARGTEAVVFSIDGSFTASVSIMGSDPKVRAGAVDVVR from the exons GTACACCTGTCCCTTCGTGGAGAAATTCTCCATTGAGATTGAGACCTACTACCGGCCCGACGGGGGCGGCCAGCCCAACGTCTTCAACCTGACCGGGGCCGAGCGGCGCCAGAGAATCGTGG ACACCATCGACATCGTGCGGGACGCGGCGGCCCCGGGCGAGTACAAGCCCGAGGAGGACCCGCGTCTCTACCACTCGGCCAAAACGGGGCGGGGGCCGCTGTCGGACGACTGGGCTCAGGCGGCCGCCCGGACCGGACCCCTGATGTGCGCCTACAAGCTCTGCAAGGTGGAGTTCCGCTACTGGGGCATGCAGGCCAAGATCGAGCAGTTCATCCACGACGTGG GGCTGCGCAGGGTGATGCTGCGAGCGCACCGCCAGGCCTGGTGCTGGCAGGACGAGTGGACGGACCTCAGCATGGCGGACATCCGGGCGCTGGAGGAGGAGACGGCTCGAATGCTGGCGCAGCGCATGGCCAAGGGCGGAGGCGGCTGCGGGGCCGGCGCGgccggcgggggtggcggggacgGCGGCGGGGCCGAGCCCGCGGGGGAGCCCGGAGCCCAGGGCCCGgccaggccgggccaggccggTGGCCCCgacggggccgaggggccgggggcgccggacACGTCCCCCGACGACAGTTTCGCCAAGCAGTGGTCTTCTTCGTCCCGCTCATCCTACTCCTCCCAGCACGGCG GGGGCGTGTCTCCCCAGAGTCTGTCAGAGTGGCGAATGCAGCACATCGCCCGCGACTCGGAGAACAGCGACGATGGCGATGAGTTCTTCGACGCCCACG AAGGCTTCTCGGACAGCGACGAGGTTTTCTCCAAAGAAATGACCAAGTGGAATTCCAACGACTTCATCGACGCCTTCGCTTCTCCCGAGGCCGAGGGTCCCCCGG ATCTGGGCGCAGCGGCTATCAAAGCagaaggagacggagaaggagcCGGAACTGCCGGGGACCCCGAG GCggtggggcccggggcccggacgAGCTGCGCCGTCCACGCGCTGTTCCTGATCCTGCACAGCGGGAACATCCTGGACGCGGggccgggagacctgggttccaagcgcGCGGACGTGCAGACGCTGGCCGCCGCCTTCGACGCCGTCACCCGCCTGCACTTCCCCGAGGCCCTGGGCCACGTGGCGCTGCGCCTCGTGCCCTGCCCGCCCGTCTGCGCCGCCGCCTACGCCCTCGTCTCAGA CCTGAGCCCCTACAGCCACGACGGCGACGGTCTGTCCCGCTCCCAGGACCACATCCCGCTGGCCGCCCTGCCCTTGCTGGCCACCTCGTCCACCCGCTACCAGGGCTCCGTGGCGACCGTCATCGCTCGGACCAACCAGGCTCACGCGGCCTTCGTGCACTCGCCCGAGGGGGCCGGCTTCTGCGGGCAG GTGGTGCTCATCGGAGACGGCGTCGGAGGGATTCTGGGATTTGACGCGCTGTGCCACAGTGCCAGCGCGGGGAGCCCGAGTAGCAGCCGGCGGGGCAGCGTG AACACGGAGCTGTTGTCCCCGGAGTCCGGAACCGGGCGCGACCCGTTGATGGACGGGCCggaggggcccggcggggccAGCCCGGACCCGGGGGCCCCGTCCGCCCAGCGCCCCCCCGGCGACGGAGCCGCCCCGGAGCCGGGGTCCCCCCCGGCGCCGCGACAGGGAGTCCCGGGCAG cctgcagGCGGGGGCGCTCGGGGCCGACTCGGAGCCCCGCCGAGGCAGCACGgcctcctgcccgcccccggAGGTGCCCGACGGCCCCACCCGCCTGGACTTCAAGGTTTCGGGCTTCTTCCTGTTCGGTTCGCCCCTCGGCCTGGTGCTCGCGCTGCGCAAGACCGTGATGCCGGCcctggagg TGGCCCAGATGCGCCCGGCCTGCGAACAGATTTACAACCTGTTCCACGCGGCGGACCCCTGCGCCTCCCGGCTGGAGCCCCTGCTGGCCCCCCAGTTCCAGGCCATCGCCCCGCTGGCCGTGCCGCGCTACCAAAAGTTCCCGCTGGGCGACGGCACCTCCCCGCTGCTGG cGGATGCCCTGCAGACCCATTCGGgtctcttcctggaggagatggactcgCTGGTGCCGTCCACGCCGACCTCGGCCGGCGGGGGCTTCTGGCGGGGCGGCGACCTCGGccccgagcccccggccccgacgGGAAACCCCGGCACCGCCGGCGAAGTGGTCAAGA TCCTGGAGCGCTGGTGGGGAACTAAGAGAATCGACTACTCGCTCTACTGCCCCGAGGCCCTGACCGCCTTCCCCACCGTGTCGCTGCCGCACCTGTTCCACGCCAGTTACTGGGAGTCCGCCGACGTGGTGGCCTTCATCCTCAGACAG GTCATCGAGAAGGAGCGGCCTCAGCTGACGGAAGCCGAGGAGCCGTCGGTCTACAGCCCGGCCTTCCCCCGGGAGAAGTGGCAGCGCAAGAGGACCCAGGTCAAGATCCGG aacGTGACCTCCAATCACCGGGCCAGCGACGTCATCGTCTGCGAGGGGCGCGCCCAGGTGCTCAGCGGGCGCTTCATGTACGGCCCCCTGGACGTGGTGACCCTCACCGGAGAGAAG gtGGACGTCTACGTCATGACCCAGCCGCTGTCCGGCAAGTGGATCCACTTCGGCACCGAGGTCACCAGCGGCTCCGGCCGCCTCTCCTTCCCGGTGCCCCCGGAGCGGGCCCTGGGCATCGGCGTCTACCCGGTCCGCATGGTGGtcag GGGAGACCACACCCACGCCGAGTGCTGCCTGACGGTGGTGGCCCGGGGCACGGAGGCCGTGGTGTTCAGCATAGACGGCTCCTTCACCGCCAGCGTGTCCATCATGGGCAGCGATCCCAAGGTGCGGGCCGGCGCTGTCGACGTGGTCAG atga
- the PITPNM1 gene encoding membrane-associated phosphatidylinositol transfer protein 1 isoform X1: MLIKEYHVLLPMSLEEYQVAQLYMIQKKSREESSGEGSGVEILANRPYADGPGGSGQYTHKVYHVGSHIPGWFRALLPKAALQVEEESWNAYPYTRTRYTCPFVEKFSIEIETYYRPDGGGQPNVFNLTGAERRQRIVDTIDIVRDAAAPGEYKPEEDPRLYHSAKTGRGPLSDDWAQAAARTGPLMCAYKLCKVEFRYWGMQAKIEQFIHDVGLRRVMLRAHRQAWCWQDEWTDLSMADIRALEEETARMLAQRMAKGGGGCGAGAAGGGGGDGGGAEPAGEPGAQGPARPGQAGGPDGAEGPGAPDTSPDDSFAKQWSSSSRSSYSSQHGGGVSPQSLSEWRMQHIARDSENSDDGDEFFDAHEGFSDSDEVFSKEMTKWNSNDFIDAFASPEAEGPPDLGAAAIKAEGDGEGAGTAGDPEAVGPGARTSCAVHALFLILHSGNILDAGPGDLGSKRADVQTLAAAFDAVTRLHFPEALGHVALRLVPCPPVCAAAYALVSDLSPYSHDGDGLSRSQDHIPLAALPLLATSSTRYQGSVATVIARTNQAHAAFVHSPEGAGFCGQVVLIGDGVGGILGFDALCHSASAGSPSSSRRGSVNTELLSPESGTGRDPLMDGPEGPGGASPDPGAPSAQRPPGDGAAPEPGSPPAPRQGVPGSLQAGALGADSEPRRGSTASCPPPEVPDGPTRLDFKVSGFFLFGSPLGLVLALRKTVMPALEVAQMRPACEQIYNLFHAADPCASRLEPLLAPQFQAIAPLAVPRYQKFPLGDGTSPLLADALQTHSGLFLEEMDSLVPSTPTSAGGGFWRGGDLGPEPPAPTGNPGTAGEVVKILERWWGTKRIDYSLYCPEALTAFPTVSLPHLFHASYWESADVVAFILRQVIEKERPQLTEAEEPSVYSPAFPREKWQRKRTQVKIRNVTSNHRASDVIVCEGRAQVLSGRFMYGPLDVVTLTGEKVDVYVMTQPLSGKWIHFGTEVTSGSGRLSFPVPPERALGIGVYPVRMVVRGDHTHAECCLTVVARGTEAVVFSIDGSFTASVSIMGSDPKVRAGAVDVVRHWQDSGYLIVYVTGRPDMQKHRVVAWLSQHNFPHGVVSFCDGLTHDPLRQKAVFLQGLVQEAELSIVAGYGSPKDVAVYGAVGLPPSQTFIVGRAVRKLQAQCQFLSEGYVAHLAQLETGGRVHAPPRPGLVKGGLGGPAPGDFLRKQSQLLRARGPSQAEREGPGTPPTALARAKARSVSLKLDSEE, translated from the exons GTACACCTGTCCCTTCGTGGAGAAATTCTCCATTGAGATTGAGACCTACTACCGGCCCGACGGGGGCGGCCAGCCCAACGTCTTCAACCTGACCGGGGCCGAGCGGCGCCAGAGAATCGTGG ACACCATCGACATCGTGCGGGACGCGGCGGCCCCGGGCGAGTACAAGCCCGAGGAGGACCCGCGTCTCTACCACTCGGCCAAAACGGGGCGGGGGCCGCTGTCGGACGACTGGGCTCAGGCGGCCGCCCGGACCGGACCCCTGATGTGCGCCTACAAGCTCTGCAAGGTGGAGTTCCGCTACTGGGGCATGCAGGCCAAGATCGAGCAGTTCATCCACGACGTGG GGCTGCGCAGGGTGATGCTGCGAGCGCACCGCCAGGCCTGGTGCTGGCAGGACGAGTGGACGGACCTCAGCATGGCGGACATCCGGGCGCTGGAGGAGGAGACGGCTCGAATGCTGGCGCAGCGCATGGCCAAGGGCGGAGGCGGCTGCGGGGCCGGCGCGgccggcgggggtggcggggacgGCGGCGGGGCCGAGCCCGCGGGGGAGCCCGGAGCCCAGGGCCCGgccaggccgggccaggccggTGGCCCCgacggggccgaggggccgggggcgccggacACGTCCCCCGACGACAGTTTCGCCAAGCAGTGGTCTTCTTCGTCCCGCTCATCCTACTCCTCCCAGCACGGCG GGGGCGTGTCTCCCCAGAGTCTGTCAGAGTGGCGAATGCAGCACATCGCCCGCGACTCGGAGAACAGCGACGATGGCGATGAGTTCTTCGACGCCCACG AAGGCTTCTCGGACAGCGACGAGGTTTTCTCCAAAGAAATGACCAAGTGGAATTCCAACGACTTCATCGACGCCTTCGCTTCTCCCGAGGCCGAGGGTCCCCCGG ATCTGGGCGCAGCGGCTATCAAAGCagaaggagacggagaaggagcCGGAACTGCCGGGGACCCCGAG GCggtggggcccggggcccggacgAGCTGCGCCGTCCACGCGCTGTTCCTGATCCTGCACAGCGGGAACATCCTGGACGCGGggccgggagacctgggttccaagcgcGCGGACGTGCAGACGCTGGCCGCCGCCTTCGACGCCGTCACCCGCCTGCACTTCCCCGAGGCCCTGGGCCACGTGGCGCTGCGCCTCGTGCCCTGCCCGCCCGTCTGCGCCGCCGCCTACGCCCTCGTCTCAGA CCTGAGCCCCTACAGCCACGACGGCGACGGTCTGTCCCGCTCCCAGGACCACATCCCGCTGGCCGCCCTGCCCTTGCTGGCCACCTCGTCCACCCGCTACCAGGGCTCCGTGGCGACCGTCATCGCTCGGACCAACCAGGCTCACGCGGCCTTCGTGCACTCGCCCGAGGGGGCCGGCTTCTGCGGGCAG GTGGTGCTCATCGGAGACGGCGTCGGAGGGATTCTGGGATTTGACGCGCTGTGCCACAGTGCCAGCGCGGGGAGCCCGAGTAGCAGCCGGCGGGGCAGCGTG AACACGGAGCTGTTGTCCCCGGAGTCCGGAACCGGGCGCGACCCGTTGATGGACGGGCCggaggggcccggcggggccAGCCCGGACCCGGGGGCCCCGTCCGCCCAGCGCCCCCCCGGCGACGGAGCCGCCCCGGAGCCGGGGTCCCCCCCGGCGCCGCGACAGGGAGTCCCGGGCAG cctgcagGCGGGGGCGCTCGGGGCCGACTCGGAGCCCCGCCGAGGCAGCACGgcctcctgcccgcccccggAGGTGCCCGACGGCCCCACCCGCCTGGACTTCAAGGTTTCGGGCTTCTTCCTGTTCGGTTCGCCCCTCGGCCTGGTGCTCGCGCTGCGCAAGACCGTGATGCCGGCcctggagg TGGCCCAGATGCGCCCGGCCTGCGAACAGATTTACAACCTGTTCCACGCGGCGGACCCCTGCGCCTCCCGGCTGGAGCCCCTGCTGGCCCCCCAGTTCCAGGCCATCGCCCCGCTGGCCGTGCCGCGCTACCAAAAGTTCCCGCTGGGCGACGGCACCTCCCCGCTGCTGG cGGATGCCCTGCAGACCCATTCGGgtctcttcctggaggagatggactcgCTGGTGCCGTCCACGCCGACCTCGGCCGGCGGGGGCTTCTGGCGGGGCGGCGACCTCGGccccgagcccccggccccgacgGGAAACCCCGGCACCGCCGGCGAAGTGGTCAAGA TCCTGGAGCGCTGGTGGGGAACTAAGAGAATCGACTACTCGCTCTACTGCCCCGAGGCCCTGACCGCCTTCCCCACCGTGTCGCTGCCGCACCTGTTCCACGCCAGTTACTGGGAGTCCGCCGACGTGGTGGCCTTCATCCTCAGACAG GTCATCGAGAAGGAGCGGCCTCAGCTGACGGAAGCCGAGGAGCCGTCGGTCTACAGCCCGGCCTTCCCCCGGGAGAAGTGGCAGCGCAAGAGGACCCAGGTCAAGATCCGG aacGTGACCTCCAATCACCGGGCCAGCGACGTCATCGTCTGCGAGGGGCGCGCCCAGGTGCTCAGCGGGCGCTTCATGTACGGCCCCCTGGACGTGGTGACCCTCACCGGAGAGAAG gtGGACGTCTACGTCATGACCCAGCCGCTGTCCGGCAAGTGGATCCACTTCGGCACCGAGGTCACCAGCGGCTCCGGCCGCCTCTCCTTCCCGGTGCCCCCGGAGCGGGCCCTGGGCATCGGCGTCTACCCGGTCCGCATGGTGGtcag GGGAGACCACACCCACGCCGAGTGCTGCCTGACGGTGGTGGCCCGGGGCACGGAGGCCGTGGTGTTCAGCATAGACGGCTCCTTCACCGCCAGCGTGTCCATCATGGGCAGCGATCCCAAGGTGCGGGCCGGCGCTGTCGACGTGGTCAG ACACTGGCAGGACTCGGGGTACCTGATCGTCTACGTGACGGGGCGGCCCGACATGCAGAAGCACCGGGTGGTGGCCTGGCTGTCCCAGCACAACTTCCCGCATGGCGTCGTCTCCTTCTGCGACGGCCTGACCCACGACCCTCTGCGCCAGAAGGCCGTCTTCCTGCAGGGCCTGGTGCAGGAG GCGGAGCTGAGCATCGTGGCGGGCTACGGGTCCCCCAAGGACGTGGCCGTGTACGGAGCCGTGGGCCTCCCGCCCTCGCAGACCTTCATCGTGGGCCGTGCCGTGCGGAAGCTGCAGGCCCAGTGCCAG TTCCTGTCGGAAGGCTACGTGGCCCACCTGGCCCAGCTGGAGACGGGCGGCCGCGTCCACGCCCCGCCGCGGCCGGGGCTGGTCAAGGGCGGCCTGGGGGGGCCGGCCCCCGGAGACTTTCTGCGCAAACAGAGTCAGCTGCTGCGGGCCCGGGGGCCCAGCCAGGCCGAGCGCGaggggcccgggacccccccgACCGCCCTGGCCCGCGCTAAAGCCCGCAGCGTCAGCCTCAAGCTGGACAGCGAGGAGTGA
- the LOC100089622 gene encoding AH receptor-interacting protein, with protein sequence MAEAAARLRADGIEKRLVKEGRGELPDFRDGTKATFHYRTLRGDGLGPPIDDSRSRGKPMELIIGKKFKLPVWETILSTMREGEVAEFLCEVKHVVMYPLVSKSLRNIAAGKDPLEGQRHCCGITQMHEHSSLGHEDLDALQQHPQPLVFAIEMIKVENPGSYQQDPWAMTDEEKMAAVPLIHQDGNRLYREGHVQEAAAKYYDAIACLKNLQMKEQPGSPDWIQLDLQITPLLLNYCQCKLVAQEYYEVLDHCSTILNKYEDNVKAYFKRGKAHAAVWNAQEAQADFAKVLQLEPALGPVVSRELRSLEMRLRQKDQEDKARFRGIFAP encoded by the exons atggcggaggcggcggcgaggCTGCGGGCCGACGGCATCGAGAAGCGGTTGGTGAAGGAGGGTCGGGGCGAGCTGCCGGACTTTCGGGATGGAACGAAG GCGACATTCCACTACCGGACCCTCCGCGGCGATGGGTTGGGGCCCCCCATCGACGACAGCCGCAGTCGCGGGAAGCCCATGGAGCTCATCATCGGCAAGAAGTTCAAGCTGCCCGTATGGGAGACCATCCTGAGCACCATGCGAGAGGGCGAGGTGGCCGAGTTCCTCTGCGAAGTCAAG CACGTGGTCATGTACCCGCTGGTGTCGAAGAGCCTGCGCAACATCGCGGCGGGCAAGGACCCTCTGGAGGGGCAGCGACACTGCTGTGGCATCACCCAGATGCACGAACACTCGTCGCTGGGCCACGAGGACCTAGACGCCCTCCAGCAGCACCCCCAACCCCTCGTCTTTGCCATCGAGATGATCAAG gTGGAGAACCCCGGCTCGTACCAGCAGGACCCCTGGGCCATGACGGACGAGGAGAAGATGGCGGCCGTGCCCCTCATCCACCAGGATGGCAACCGGCTGTACCGCGAGGGCCACGTGCAGGAGGCCGCCGCCAAGTACTACGACGCCATCGCCTGCCTCAAGAacctgcagatgaag GAGCAGCCGGGCTCCCCGGACTGGATCCAGCTGGATCTGCAGATCACACCACTGCTGCTCAACTACTGCCAGTGCAAACTGGTAGCCCAGGAATACTACGAGGTGCTGGACCACTGCTCCACCATCCTCAACAAGTACGAGG ACAACGTGAAGGCGTACTTCAAGCGGGGGAAGGCGCACGCGGCGGTGTGGAACGCCCAGGAGGCCCAGGCGGACTTCGCCAAGGTCCTGCAGCTGGAGCCGGCCCTGGGCCCCGTGGTCAGCCGGGAGCTGCGCTCGCTGGAGATGCGGCTGCGGCAGAAGGACCAGGAGGACAAAGCACGCTTCCGGGGCATTTTTGCCCCCTga
- the TMEM134 gene encoding transmembrane protein 134, with product MGTARPQFSIDDAFDLSLEEGGGGPAGPAGGPRFGGLHFERKARGDGGEDGDRQSRLKYQNLENDEDGVPVSQDPIGGVANNRDPSRSSTRSSQWSFSTLSNTTQRSYHACCSWTHHPLVQKNRRVVLASFLLLLLGLGLILVGVGLQVSPSAGISSAIFFVPGFLLLIPGVYHVIFIYCAVKGHRGFQFFYLPYFEK from the exons ATGGGCACGGCCCGGCCCCAGTTCAGCATCGACGACGCCTTTGACCTgtccctggaggaggggggcgggggcccggcgggcccggccgggggtcccCGCTTTGGAGGGCTGCACTTCGAGCGCAAGGctcggggggacggcggggaggacgGCGACAGGCAGTCCCGCCTCAAGTACCAG AACCTGGAGAACGATGAGGACGGAGTCCCGGTGTCCCAGGACCCCATCGGGGGCGTCGCCAACAACAG GGATCCCAGCCGCTCGTCCACCCGCAGCTCTCAGTGGTCCTTCAGCACCCTCAGCAACACCACCCAGCGCTCATACCACGCCTGCTGCAG CTGGACCCACCACCCTCTGGTCCAGAAGAATCGCCGGGTGGTGCTCGCCTccttcttgctgctgctgctgggtctGG GGCTCATCCTCGTCGGGGTGGGACTGCAGGTGTCGCCATCGGCgg GCATCTCTAGTGCCATCTTCTTTGTCCCGGGCTTCCTGCTTCTCATCCCTGGAG TGTATCACGTCATCTTCATTTACTGTGCAGTGAAGGGACACAGAGGGTTTCAGTTCTTCTACTTGCCCTACTTCGAGAAGTGA